A genomic stretch from Neodiprion fabricii isolate iyNeoFabr1 chromosome 3, iyNeoFabr1.1, whole genome shotgun sequence includes:
- the LOC124178220 gene encoding uncharacterized protein LOC124178220 yields the protein MGKHKKRTRSEDRKEETKKLRRELRDLKDLVMQCLAAKSRDDASNRDAYDSDDSISEEDPPSDVDSQDIRGDVRDPEAPQTPETGAKKGSPDRPGDTGSAPETTSQAAPAQQEDTTTGTKTPTESVSQKNKEPEGAPSLNEEVIKIIVRWDAWLKSGLKKEEKDELLKNYPRGGSCLLEAPILNPEIASTLNESAPKRDKYFCATQKLAGSSLSALAPAITLPLENETVDSKTILTNIWDAAKILAELHHSQSVARRAYILPSLTKQVASSLEERTRLKNPKCEETCPSQFGKLERPVSNSKTDHLDGPEIQISEVGNSPEDTIETVQPEQNEPDPESGLSSSALVQQQQHQQQIEDSLSDQQIQRHGTSTEQKPYPGGREIIRQALLNKNTSEESAEIMIASVENSTLKQYESSYKLWWEFNQETQSDPFSITAKKVLSFLTKRFQDGASYGTINSGKAALALIAREEIANSDLINRFMRGVYKKRPGRPRYDTIWDVDPVLDKLAEWYPLEPLKLKKVTKKLVLLLALGTAHRIQTLAAIKISNIIETQKGLEIKIPEHIKTSRAGAVQPLLKLPFFEHKPGLCIARTLLHYLTITKDLRGKEDYLLISFQKPHAKVSRDTIGRWIKSTLKELGVDERYTAHSTRHAATSKAAEKGVNIDEIKRIAGWSQKSKVFADFYNLPIKIQDDDFAKRVMLT from the exons atggGAAAACATAAAAAACGTACACGCAGCGAAGACAGGAAGGAGGAAACGAAGAAATTACGGCGTGAATTGAGAGACCTGAAAGATTTGGTGATGCAGTGTCTGGCAGCGAAATCCAGAGATGATGCGTCCAACAGGGACGCCTACGACAGTGATGACAGTATCAGCGAAG AAGATCCCCCAAGCGATGTGGACAGTCAGGATATACGAGGAGATGTAAGGGACCCAGAAGCGCCACAGACCCCTGAGACAGGGGCTAAAAAAGGATCACCAGACCGGCCTGGAGACACAGGCAGCGCGCCAGAAACAACTTCTCAGGCTGCACCGGCTCAGCAGGAGGATACAACAACTGGGACCAAAACTCCCACGGAATCCGTTAGTCAGAAGAATAAAGAGCCCGAAGGAGCCCCAAGCCTAAATGAAgaagttataaaaataattg TCCGGTGGGATGCGTGGCTGAAATCCGGActaaagaaagaagaaaaggacgaactgttgaaaaattatcctcGAGGAGGATCCTGTCTCTTAGAAGCGCCAATCCTGAACCCGGAAATAGCATCCACCTTAAACGAATCGGCGCCGAAGCGAGACAAGTATTTCTGTGCTACCCAGAAACTAGCAGGATCCAGCCTTTCAGCCCTGGCGCCGGCTATTACCCTGCCCTTGGAGAATGAAACAGTTGACTCGAAGACAATTCTGACTAACATCTGGGATGCAGCAAAAATTCTGGCAGAGCTTCATCATTCACAATCCGTAGCTCGCCGAGCGTATATTTTACCAAGTCTCACAAAACAGGTAGCGTCCTCGCTAGAGGAAAG GACGAGACTTAAAAATCCAAAGTGCGAAGAAACCTGTCCCAGCCAGTTCGGGAAACTGGAGCGGCCCGTCAGCAATTCGAAGACCGACCACCTTGACGGGCCAgagattcaaatttcagaAGTCGGCAATAGCCCAGAGGATACCATCGAGACAGTCCAACCAGAGCAAAACGAGCCAGATCCAGAATCAGGCTTATCGTCGTCGGCACTCgtacaacagcagcagcaccagcagcagaTCGAGGACTCATTGAGTGACCAGCAAATACAG CGGCACGGCACATCCACTGAACAAAAACCTTACCCTGGTGGCCGCGAAATTATCCGGCAGGCGCTGTTAAATAAGAACACATCGGAGGAATCCGCTGAAATCATGATCGCGTCAGTGGAAAACTCAACTCTCAAGCAATATGAATCTTCGTATAAACTTTGGTGGGAATTTAATCAAGAGACCCAGTCTGACCCTTTCAGCATCACAGCCAAAAAAGTGCTATCTTTCTTGACGAAAAGATTCCAAGATGGTGCCAGCTACGGAACCATCAACTCTGGAAAAGCGGCGCTAGCACTGATAGCGAGAGAGGAAATCGCTAACTCCGATCTCATCAACAGGTTTATGCGAGGCGTATACAAGAAGAGACCTGGCCGACCTAGGTACGACACAATCTGGGATGTAGACCCAGTGCTGGATAAACTTGCGGAGTGGTATCCCCTCGAACCTCTCAAACTAAAAAAGGTCACCAAAAAACTAGTACTACTCTTAGCACTAGGAACAGCACATCGTATTCAGACGCTAGCCGCtataaaaataagtaacaTAATAGAGACTCAAAAAGGTCTGGAAATAAAGATTCCGGAACACATAAAAACATCCAGGGCAGGAGCCGTTCAGCCCCTGCTAAAACTACCGTTCTTCGAACACAAACCTGGACTATGCATCGCAAGAACTTTGCTACATTACTTAACAATAACTAAAGACTTAAGAGGAAAAGAAGACTACTTGCTGATATCTTTCCAAAAACCACATGCAAAAGTCTCAAGAGACACCATTGGGCGATGGATAAAAAGTACGCTTAAAGAACTCGGAGTAGACGAGCGATATACTGCCCACAGTACACGACATGCTGCGACGTCGAAGGCGGCCGAGAAAGGTGTCAACATAgacgaaataaaaagaatcgcGGGATGGTCCCAGAAATCGAAGGTCTTCGCGGATTTCTACAACCTCCCGATCAAGATCCAAGACGACGACTTCGCGAAGAGGGTCATGTTgacataa